Proteins from a single region of Stappia sp. ES.058:
- a CDS encoding methyl-accepting chemotaxis protein, protein MNEAVETRSSGLDGMRQRFAKVYVIFTWLNVLVVMAVAWGSENVSAVVVSAAALLMGAATTAAWLKEGTGVPARIVSAMSMAGLVSLLVAAMGGGDPAHSFQIDGHMYFFAALAILAGWVDWRALVAFSAVVAVHHLVFNLMMPAMVFPDGANFLRVVMHAVVIVLETGALIWLTAQVQATFASAMHAVDEANAARHESENLKVADDARREADLARQADIETGIVEFRKDIETKLDDVTARANAMLTAARSLEDIAGDASGKSQAAGSASETASANVRSVAAAAEELSSSIAEIARQIAQTNNIVEQATQGAQGTNERVARLAESASKIGEVVTLIQAIAEQTNLLALNATIEAARAGESGKGFAVVAAEVKELATQTSKATEEIGAQITAIQNETGHAVSAISQIAETMQEVNSYTSSIAAAVEEQGAATGEISRNVAEAAAGTGLVSSNIVGLGESVARTASAATEMEDTIEEVTRQTDAVRHSVDRFLERVAS, encoded by the coding sequence ATGAATGAAGCAGTGGAAACCAGGTCGAGCGGCCTTGACGGGATGCGCCAGCGCTTCGCCAAGGTGTACGTGATTTTCACCTGGCTGAATGTTCTGGTCGTCATGGCGGTCGCCTGGGGCAGCGAGAATGTCTCGGCCGTTGTCGTCTCTGCCGCCGCGCTCCTGATGGGCGCCGCCACCACCGCGGCGTGGCTCAAGGAGGGCACGGGCGTGCCGGCGCGCATCGTGAGCGCCATGTCGATGGCCGGCCTTGTCAGCCTTCTCGTCGCCGCGATGGGAGGAGGCGATCCGGCGCATTCCTTCCAGATCGACGGCCACATGTATTTCTTCGCGGCTCTTGCGATTCTTGCCGGCTGGGTCGACTGGCGGGCATTGGTCGCTTTCAGCGCCGTGGTGGCGGTGCATCATCTCGTGTTCAACCTGATGATGCCGGCAATGGTCTTTCCCGATGGTGCCAACTTCCTGCGTGTCGTCATGCACGCCGTGGTCATTGTGCTGGAAACCGGTGCGTTGATCTGGCTGACCGCTCAGGTTCAGGCCACCTTTGCGTCCGCAATGCATGCCGTCGACGAAGCCAACGCGGCGCGTCACGAAAGCGAGAACCTCAAGGTCGCCGATGACGCGCGCCGCGAGGCTGACCTGGCGCGCCAGGCCGATATCGAGACGGGGATCGTCGAGTTCCGCAAGGACATCGAGACTAAGCTCGATGATGTGACGGCTCGTGCAAACGCGATGCTGACGGCGGCGCGGTCGCTGGAAGACATCGCAGGCGATGCCTCCGGCAAGTCGCAGGCCGCCGGCTCGGCCTCGGAGACCGCGAGTGCCAATGTCCGGTCCGTCGCCGCCGCGGCGGAGGAGCTTTCCTCTTCCATCGCCGAAATCGCGCGCCAGATCGCCCAGACCAACAACATCGTCGAACAGGCGACACAGGGTGCGCAGGGGACCAACGAACGCGTCGCGCGGCTTGCGGAATCCGCCAGCAAGATCGGTGAAGTCGTGACGCTCATCCAGGCGATCGCCGAACAGACCAACCTTCTGGCGCTGAACGCCACCATCGAGGCTGCGCGCGCCGGCGAGTCCGGCAAGGGCTTTGCCGTCGTGGCCGCCGAAGTCAAGGAACTGGCCACCCAGACCTCCAAGGCGACCGAGGAGATCGGGGCCCAGATCACCGCGATCCAGAACGAAACCGGGCACGCGGTGTCCGCCATTTCGCAGATCGCCGAGACGATGCAGGAGGTCAACAGCTACACGTCGTCGATCGCCGCCGCCGTCGAGGAACAGGGCGCCGCCACCGGCGAGATCTCGCGCAACGTCGCGGAAGCCGCAGCGGGTACGGGTCTTGTGTCCAGCAACATCGTCGGGCTTGGCGAGTCGGTTGCGCGTACGGCCTCTGCAGCGACCGAGATGGAAGACACCATCGAGGAAGTGACCCGGCAGACCGATGCGGTGCGCCATTCCGTCGACCGGTTCCTGGAGCGTGTCGCCTCGTGA
- a CDS encoding zinc metalloprotease HtpX: MLPVSINAETRDRYRRRNRVHTLFLAFGAIVLLGLCAWTLAGPTGVVWAAFGGGASLVMATHMSPHMVLGLYGARKLSPHDYPQVHRIVRLLSERAGLAEPPRLYRVPSRMMNAFSTGRRDEAVICMTDALIARLDAREFVGVMAHELAHIVHEDITVMALADIVSRMTAVMSALGLFLVIFNLPALLTGGGDVPYAAIVVLIVAPTLGTALQLGLSRTREYEADLGAAALTGDPDGLAKALLKLERVQGRMWEAMLPQGARIPDPSVLRTHPVTDERVRRLEALKAQPDRWVDIGERTHVRGHSPVPDTGPPRRRLRGLGAWY; encoded by the coding sequence ATGCTGCCTGTTTCGATCAACGCCGAAACCCGTGACCGCTACCGCCGCCGCAACCGCGTTCACACGCTGTTCCTGGCGTTTGGCGCGATCGTGCTGCTTGGTCTTTGCGCCTGGACGCTGGCCGGGCCGACAGGTGTCGTTTGGGCGGCGTTCGGCGGCGGCGCGTCGCTCGTCATGGCCACGCACATGTCGCCGCACATGGTGCTCGGGCTCTATGGTGCCCGCAAGCTGTCCCCCCACGATTATCCCCAGGTCCACCGGATCGTGCGACTGTTGTCGGAACGCGCGGGCCTGGCGGAGCCGCCGCGGCTCTATCGGGTGCCGAGCCGGATGATGAATGCCTTTTCCACCGGTCGGCGCGACGAGGCGGTGATCTGCATGACCGATGCGCTGATCGCCCGGCTGGACGCGCGCGAATTCGTCGGCGTCATGGCGCATGAGCTCGCCCATATCGTGCATGAGGACATCACCGTGATGGCGCTGGCCGACATCGTGAGCCGCATGACCGCGGTGATGTCGGCGCTCGGGCTGTTTCTCGTGATCTTCAACCTGCCCGCCCTTTTGACAGGCGGCGGCGATGTTCCCTATGCGGCGATCGTCGTCCTGATCGTTGCACCGACGCTTGGAACGGCGCTTCAGCTTGGCCTGTCGCGCACGCGCGAGTATGAGGCGGATCTCGGCGCCGCCGCGCTCACCGGCGATCCGGATGGTCTGGCGAAGGCCCTCTTGAAGCTTGAGCGTGTCCAGGGACGCATGTGGGAAGCGATGCTGCCGCAGGGCGCGCGTATTCCCGATCCGTCCGTGTTGCGCACGCACCCGGTCACGGACGAGCGGGTGCGCCGACTGGAGGCGCTGAAGGCGCAGCCCGATCGCTGGGTCGACATTGGTGAGCGCACCCATGTGCGCGGGCACTCTCCAGTGCCCGACACAGGCCCTCCGCGCCGGCGGTTGCGCGGGCTGGGTGCCTGGTACTGA
- a CDS encoding aromatic ring-hydroxylating dioxygenase subunit alpha: protein MHNLEADLLRGLWYVACPSSEIKPGKMLGKTLMGEPLLIARAASGDVFCLRDICPHRGIPLRHGWFDGETVQCCYHGWKFDTDGRCVDIPSTHETQTIDYSRISCGAYPVREQNGLIWIYFAQEGEAPEDGRQPAPPLLPDFPADAGPRLHIMLPFVCSVDHAALGLMDPTHAAFVHTSWWFKKNAAKLRAKEKLFEPAELGWAMARHKLPPQNIAYKVLGDNVTTEIRYALPGLRVEHIQGSRHSVVGLTTITPVDRSHTEVRQMFWASMGWVGPFKPLIRHLMKVFLDQDRRVVIQQREGLKHNPRLMLINDADTQGRWWMQLKDEWTRSGAEDRPFANPVKGRTLRWMS from the coding sequence ATGCACAATCTCGAAGCCGACCTGTTGCGCGGCCTGTGGTACGTGGCGTGCCCCTCATCGGAGATCAAACCCGGCAAGATGCTCGGCAAAACGCTGATGGGCGAGCCCTTGCTGATCGCGCGCGCCGCAAGTGGTGACGTGTTCTGCCTGCGCGACATCTGCCCGCACCGCGGCATTCCGCTCCGCCACGGCTGGTTCGACGGCGAGACCGTGCAATGCTGCTATCACGGCTGGAAGTTCGACACCGACGGGCGCTGCGTCGACATTCCTTCCACCCATGAAACCCAGACCATCGACTATTCCAGGATCAGTTGCGGTGCCTATCCGGTGCGCGAGCAAAACGGACTGATCTGGATCTATTTCGCGCAAGAGGGCGAGGCGCCGGAAGACGGACGCCAGCCCGCCCCGCCCCTGCTGCCGGATTTTCCCGCGGACGCGGGTCCGCGCCTTCACATCATGCTGCCCTTCGTGTGCTCGGTCGATCACGCGGCCCTTGGGCTGATGGATCCGACGCATGCGGCCTTCGTGCACACCTCATGGTGGTTCAAGAAGAACGCCGCGAAGCTCAGGGCGAAGGAAAAGCTGTTCGAGCCGGCCGAGCTTGGCTGGGCCATGGCACGGCACAAGCTGCCGCCGCAGAACATCGCCTACAAGGTGCTTGGCGACAATGTCACCACCGAGATCCGTTATGCGCTTCCGGGCCTCAGGGTCGAGCACATCCAGGGCAGCCGCCACAGCGTCGTCGGGCTGACGACCATCACGCCCGTCGACCGGTCGCACACGGAAGTGCGACAGATGTTCTGGGCCAGCATGGGCTGGGTCGGCCCGTTCAAGCCGCTGATCCGACACCTGATGAAGGTGTTTCTCGACCAGGACCGGCGCGTCGTCATCCAGCAGCGCGAGGGTCTGAAGCACAATCCCCGGCTGATGCTGATCAACGATGCCGACACGCAGGGGCGCTGGTGGATGCAGCTCAAGGACGAATGGACCCGCTCGGGCGCGGAAGACCGACCGTTCGCCAATCCGGTCAAGGGTCGCACCCTGCGCTGGATGAGCTGA
- the rplT gene encoding 50S ribosomal protein L20, producing the protein MSRVKRGVAAHAKHKKVIKAAKGYYGRRKNTIRVAKQAVERAAQYAYRDRKARKRNFRALWIQRINAAVREEGLTYGRFINGLNKAGIEVDRKVLSDLAIREPEAFKALTEKAKGALSA; encoded by the coding sequence ATGTCGCGTGTCAAAAGGGGCGTCGCCGCCCACGCAAAGCACAAGAAGGTCATCAAAGCCGCCAAGGGCTATTATGGCCGTCGCAAGAACACCATCCGTGTCGCCAAGCAGGCCGTGGAGCGCGCAGCGCAATACGCCTACCGCGACCGCAAGGCCCGCAAGCGCAATTTCCGCGCCCTGTGGATCCAGCGCATCAACGCCGCCGTGCGTGAAGAAGGCCTCACCTACGGCCGCTTCATCAACGGCCTGAACAAGGCCGGCATCGAGGTCGACCGCAAGGTTCTCTCCGATCTCGCGATCCGCGAGCCGGAAGCCTTCAAGGCACTGACCGAGAAGGCGAAGGGCGCGCTGTCGGCCTGA
- the rpmI gene encoding 50S ribosomal protein L35 — translation MPKLKTKSGAKKRFKLTATGKVKTAQAGKRHGMIKRSNKFIRNARGTTTLSEPDARVVKQFLPYG, via the coding sequence ATGCCCAAGCTGAAGACGAAATCCGGCGCCAAAAAGCGCTTCAAGCTGACCGCGACCGGAAAGGTCAAGACCGCCCAGGCGGGAAAGCGGCACGGCATGATCAAGCGGTCGAACAAGTTCATCCGCAATGCCCGCGGCACGACGACCCTGTCGGAGCCCGATGCCCGCGTCGTCAAGCAGTTCCTGCCTTACGGCTGA